The genomic segment TCGATCTCGGGCTACTGGCGCCTCGGCCAGAACGACGACGCCTGGCGTGCCGTCAAGCGCGAGTGGAACGAGCAGGTCGAGCGCGAGCAGGAGACCGGTCCCGGTACCGGCTGACCCTGCGGTACCACGGGAGCCCCGGCTGTCCTCGGAAGGACGCCGGGGCTCCCGCGCGTCCGGAAGTCCACGGATGTCCGGACGCCGGCCGCCCGGTCCGTGGAAGGATTTCCCGCCCCGGCCCCGCCCCGGTCCCGCACCGGCCCGGCCGGCTGATCACCCGAAGGCCGACCCCTTCGCACGGGCGACCAATCCGAACGGCCCGCGGCTCCGAATCAAGGGGAGTCCATGAACCTCCTGGGAGGAAGCCGCGTTGAAAGAAGCCGTGTACATCGGCCCCGTGCCTTCGGCCGGACCCGATCTGCAGGACCTCCTGGTCCAGGTTGCCCGGGGGGACCAGGACGCCTTCGCCCAGGTCTACGACGCCGTCTGCGGACCGGTCCTGGGTCTGATCCGCACCGTCCTGCGCGACCCCGCCCAGTCCGAGGAGGTCGCCCAGGAGGTGCTGGTGGAGGTGTGGCGGACCGCGCCGCGCTACCAGCCGTCCCGTGGCAGCGCCATGAACTGGGTGCTGACGCTCGCCCATCACCGGGCCGTGGACCGGGTCCGCTCGGCGGAAGCGTCGGCGGCGCGGGAACACCGGGCCGCACTGCTGGACCGCACACCGGCGTACGACGAGGTGACCGAGCAGGTCGAGACCCGGCTGGAGCGCGAACAGGTGCGCCGCTGTCTGCGGACCCTGTCCGACCTGCAACGCGAGTCGGTGACCCTGGCCTACTACCGGGGCCTGACCTACCGCGAGGTGGCCGAACTCCTCGCCGTACCGCTGGGAACCATCAAAACGCGCCTGCGCGACGGTCTGATCCGGATGCGCGACTGCCTGGGGGTGAGCGCATGAGCACCACGGCGGAACTCCACACGTTGACCGGCGCCTACGCGCTGCACGCCCTCCCCGAGGACGAACGCCACGCCTTCGAGCGGCACTTGGCCGAATGCGTCGCCTGCACCCAGGAGGTGGCGGAGCTCTCGGCCACCGCGTCCCGGCTGGCCCTCGCGGTCTCCGTCGCTCCCCCGCGCGGAATGCGCGACGAGGTGCTGTTCCGGATCACGACGGTACGTCAGGAGGCGCCGGGGCACGGCGTTCCCGGTGGTCCGGCCGCCGCTCCCGGGCGGCCCGGCCGGTGGACCCGGTACGCCCTGGCGGCCTGCCTGGCCGCCGCCGCCTCCCTCGGCGGAGTCGCGGTGTGGCAGAACCAGGTGGCACGGGACGCCCAGCAGGAGGCGGACAGTGCCCACCAGCGGAACGAACTGCTGGCGCGCGTGCTCTCCGCACCCGACGCGAAGACCGTCTCGACGGAGTTCGCCGCGCGGGCACGCGGCACGGTCGTGGTGTCGTCGAGCGAGAACCGGGCCGTGTTCCTCTCCTCCGGGCTGGAGCGGCCGCCGGCCGGCAAGGTCTACCAGCTGTGGTTCGCGGACGGCGGGACGATGCGTTCGGCCGGGCTGATGGACCCGGACGCGACGGGCGACGCGGTGCTCCTGGCCGGCCCGGTCGACGACGCTTCGGGCATGGGCGTCACCGTCGAGCCGGCAGGCGGCTCGGCCACGCCCACCTCGGCGCCTCTCGCGCTGATGAACTTCCCGACGGCCTGATCGGGGGCGTCGTCGGGAGGGTGGCCCGGGACCTCCTCGGAGGTCCCGGGCTGTGCCCCGTGCGTGCGGGGCACAGCACGCACGACGAAAGGCCCTGCGCGGTGGGAGAGTGCCGCGGTTCAGTTCCGCCGGGGCGGCAGCGGGACGAAGCCGCTGGTACGCGCCCGGTAGGCGGCCCAGCCCGGCCTGTCCGCCATATGACGTTCCAGCAGGGCCTTGCCGCTTCCGCCGATGAGCAGGTAACTCATCGACGCGGGGGCGACGGCGGTCGCCGCCGCTGCGGCCGGACTGTCCACGACGAACAGGAACAGACCCCACCAGACGCAGAAGTCCCCGAAGTAGTTGGGGTGCCGGGTCCAGGACCACAGGCCTCTGTCCATGATCAGGCCGCGGTGCGCGGGATCGGCCTTGAACCGCGCCAGCTGACGGTCCCCCACCGCCTCGAAGACCAGCCCCACCGACCACAGCGCGCACCCGGCCCAGACCCACCCGGTGGGCGGGCCCTTCACGTACTGCGCGGCCTGCACGGGGGCGGAGACCAGCCAGACCAGGAAGCCCTGGAGCAGGTACACCTTGCGCAGCGCGTAGAGGCCGGGGTGGCCGGGGGCCCTGTTCAGCAGGGCCTCGTAGCGCGGGTCCTCGCCGTGGCCGCGTCCGCGGCGCGCGATGTGCAGGGCGAGCCGGAAGCCCCAGACGACCGTGAGGGCGGTCACCAGGAGCCGTCGCACCCCGTCGCCGTCGCCCGCCGACATGCGGTACGAGACGAGGGCGACGGCGGCGAACCCGATCCCCCAGGCGACGTCCACCACCCGGTGCACCCCTTTGCGCAGGGCCACCGTGAAGGTGACGAGCATGACGGCGAGGGCGGCGCCCGCCGCGGGGGCCAGCCCCTGGGCGAACGCCGCCCAGCCGAAGCCGGTCACCGGTCCACGCCCAGTTGCTCGTACCAGCCGTGCCGGGTGGCGGGCATCGCCGCCGCTCCCGAGGCGTCGGGGCGCACGCAGAGGATCTGGTCGACGCCCATCCGCCGTTCTTCGAAGGCGAGGGCGCCACCCACCAGGTAGAGCCGCCAGACCCGGGCGGTCTCCTCGCCCACGAGAGCCACGAATTCCGGCCAGCGGGCCTCCAGGGTGCGCCGCCACGCCTCCACCGTCAGGACGTAGTGCTCGCGCAGCGATTCGACGTCGCGCACTTCGAGTCCGGCGCCCTCCAGCAGCCCGACCGTCTCGCCGAGCGGCCGCATGTGCATGTCGGGGGCGATGTAGGACTCGATGAAGACGCCACCCCCGGGCGCGGTGGTGCCGCGGGACATCTGCTGGACGAGGGCCCGGCCCCCGGGGCGCAGCACGTCGTGCAGCAGCGCGGTGAACGCGGGGTATTGGGCGTCGCCGACGTGCTCGCCCATCTCGACGGTGGAGACCGCGTCGTAGCCGGCCCGGAAGCCCGGCAGGTCCCGTACGTCCCGGTAGTCGGCGTGGTGCACCTCGACACGGTCCGCCAGACCGAGTTCACCGACCCTCCGGGTCACGTGGGCGGCCTGTTCCGCGGCGAGGGTGACGGCGGTGACCCGGACGCCGTGATGGCGGGCCGCGTACAGGGTGAGTGAGCCCCAGCCGCAGCCGATGTCCAGGAGCCGCCCGTCGGGGCCCAGTCCGAGTTTCCGGCAGATCAGTTCGAGCTTGTCGCGCTGGGCGTCGGCCGGCCCGTAACCGGGCCGCCCCTCGCCCGTCCAGTAGCCGCAGGAGTACGCCATCGTCCCGTCCAGCAGGAGGGTGTAGAAGGCGTTGGACAGGTCGTAGTGGTGGCTGATGGCGGCGCGGTCCCGTGCCTGGCTGTGGAGGGCGCCCCGAAGCCCCGCCCGCGAGGCGGGCACCGGCGGGCGGGGCCCGACCGCGCCGAGCCGTACGGCGGTGACCGCCGCCCTGATCCGGTCGCCGAGTCCTCCGGCGGGTGGGCGCAGTCCCCTCTCCCGGGCGGCCCCGCGCATGGCACGCAGTCCTTCGGCGAGGTCGTCCGCGAAGTCGATGTCGCCGGTGATGTAGGCCTCGGCGAGGCCGAGTTCGCCGGGCTGCCAGAGCAGCCGGCGCAGGGCGTGGCGGCGGCGCACGTGCACAGTCGGCGCGTCGGCCGGGCCGGTCTCGCTGCCGTCCCACATGCGGACGCGTACCGGCAGCGCACCGCCGAGGAGCCGCTCGACCAGCGGTCCGACCCGCTGGGCGGCGCCGTTCGGTGCGGTGTCCGGCGCGGGGGCGTCCGGGGTGCTCCGCGGGCGCGGCACGGCAGCGGGGTCCGCGGTGTGCCGGGCGGCGGTCGCTCCGGAGCCGGGTGCGGCGGGGTCCTGCGGGGGGTTCACGGGGGTCTCCTCCGGTGGGGGAAGGGTCGGGCGGCGGGCGGTCGGGTCGGCGGCGGGGGTCACGGGGCCTCCGGGCGCACGAGCAGGACCTGTTCGACGTTGAGGTAGCCCGAGCGGAAGCCGGCTTCGGAGTAGGCGAGGTAGAAGGTCCACATCCGCCGGAAGGTGGCGTCGAACCCGAGGGCGTCGACCTCCTCGGCGCGTTCGTGGAAACGTTCCCTCCACAGGCGCAGGGTCTCGGCGTAGT from the Streptomyces sp. NBC_01335 genome contains:
- a CDS encoding cyclopropane-fatty-acyl-phospholipid synthase family protein, with translation MPRPRSTPDAPAPDTAPNGAAQRVGPLVERLLGGALPVRVRMWDGSETGPADAPTVHVRRRHALRRLLWQPGELGLAEAYITGDIDFADDLAEGLRAMRGAARERGLRPPAGGLGDRIRAAVTAVRLGAVGPRPPVPASRAGLRGALHSQARDRAAISHHYDLSNAFYTLLLDGTMAYSCGYWTGEGRPGYGPADAQRDKLELICRKLGLGPDGRLLDIGCGWGSLTLYAARHHGVRVTAVTLAAEQAAHVTRRVGELGLADRVEVHHADYRDVRDLPGFRAGYDAVSTVEMGEHVGDAQYPAFTALLHDVLRPGGRALVQQMSRGTTAPGGGVFIESYIAPDMHMRPLGETVGLLEGAGLEVRDVESLREHYVLTVEAWRRTLEARWPEFVALVGEETARVWRLYLVGGALAFEERRMGVDQILCVRPDASGAAAMPATRHGWYEQLGVDR
- a CDS encoding DUF1295 domain-containing protein, whose protein sequence is MTGFGWAAFAQGLAPAAGAALAVMLVTFTVALRKGVHRVVDVAWGIGFAAVALVSYRMSAGDGDGVRRLLVTALTVVWGFRLALHIARRGRGHGEDPRYEALLNRAPGHPGLYALRKVYLLQGFLVWLVSAPVQAAQYVKGPPTGWVWAGCALWSVGLVFEAVGDRQLARFKADPAHRGLIMDRGLWSWTRHPNYFGDFCVWWGLFLFVVDSPAAAAATAVAPASMSYLLIGGSGKALLERHMADRPGWAAYRARTSGFVPLPPRRN
- a CDS encoding sigma-70 family RNA polymerase sigma factor, yielding MKEAVYIGPVPSAGPDLQDLLVQVARGDQDAFAQVYDAVCGPVLGLIRTVLRDPAQSEEVAQEVLVEVWRTAPRYQPSRGSAMNWVLTLAHHRAVDRVRSAEASAAREHRAALLDRTPAYDEVTEQVETRLEREQVRRCLRTLSDLQRESVTLAYYRGLTYREVAELLAVPLGTIKTRLRDGLIRMRDCLGVSA
- a CDS encoding anti-sigma factor; translated protein: MSTTAELHTLTGAYALHALPEDERHAFERHLAECVACTQEVAELSATASRLALAVSVAPPRGMRDEVLFRITTVRQEAPGHGVPGGPAAAPGRPGRWTRYALAACLAAAASLGGVAVWQNQVARDAQQEADSAHQRNELLARVLSAPDAKTVSTEFAARARGTVVVSSSENRAVFLSSGLERPPAGKVYQLWFADGGTMRSAGLMDPDATGDAVLLAGPVDDASGMGVTVEPAGGSATPTSAPLALMNFPTA